Sequence from the Candidatus Woesearchaeota archaeon genome:
ATTTGATTTGAAAAAACATTTCGTTATTAATTCTCCCACCCAAAAAATCAATTTTTACTCTGCGAAATTTTTTCACTTCGTGAAAAATCGTTGCACTATTTCTTGTCCTCATTTCATTCGGATACCTTAACAGCGATTAAACTCAATCGAATTTTCACTTTATGTTCTTTTAGAAAAAGAACCAAAAAAAGAGTTGGGGGCTAGTCTTCCAGACATATACACTCACTACGCTCGAAAATTATCATTCAAGTTGAAGTGTAAGAAAACTTTATATACAATATGCTTTAAATAAAATATATAATGAAAAACAATCTATCAATTATTACAACATATAGTATAGGTCATTTCTATGTTGATTTTATTTGTTCGTTTGTTTTATCATTAATAATATTTCAAAATACAAATAATGTTACATCAATTGCAAGTTTGGTCGTAATATATAATATAATTGCTTTTGGAACACAACCTTTTTTTGGATTCCTTATTGACCATTATAAAAAACCAAAAATAGGGGCAATTTCTGGATTATTAGTTTCAACTATTGGATTGGTTTTCTTTTTTAATCCTATTATCACTACAATTCTATTAGGAATCGGAAATGCAATTTATCATGTAGGTGGCGGAGTTGTTGCGCTAAATTTAGAACCTTCAAAAGCAAAATATCCTGGAATCTATGTAGCACCTGGTGCTTTAGGTTTATTTCTTGGAGGGTTATTAGGTTATTTTCAAATTCAATCATGGATATTTTTAGCTATTGGAATAATCCTAAGTATAGCACTCATTACATTAATCTACAAAATACCTCTTCCAAAAACACCCAAATTCAAAGAGAAAAAGATTAACCTAATTAGTATTGTTTTATTGCTCCTTTTAGTTTCAGTTTGTATGCGTGCATTAATAGGTTATTCTCTAAATTTAGAATGGAAATCTTTATTCATTTTAGGTCTAATATTAACTACTGCAATAGCTTCTGGTAAATTTTTTGGAGGTTTTTTAGCAGATAAATATGGGTTCATGAAAGTAGGTATGGTTGGTTTAATTGTAGCAGCACCATTATTAGTCTTTTTTCAATCTATACCAATAATTGTGTTTATTGGAGCTTTTTGTTTTAACCTAGTTATGCCAATCACATTAACAGCGCTTGCAGAAGCAATTCCAAATTACAAAGGTTTCGCATTTGGACTAACAACATTATCATTAGTTATAGGATATTTATTATTCCTAAGTTTAAAGAATTATTTAGTTATTGGACAAATATTTACAGCAATAGTGATATTTATAAACATAGGAAGTCTATATTTAGGATTGAAAAAATATGAGGAGATGAAAACATGAAAAATTACAAAATAGGAATGGGATTAATTTTAGGAATTATGGCTACAACGCCTTTTGTTGCAGCAGACATTAAAGCAGGTCCAGAAATATACATCATACCAATTGTAGGTTTAGCATTAATTGGTGGATTTATAGTTGGAGCAGTATTTTTAATAAGATGGATTATTAGAAAAATTAAGAATAAACAATGAATTCATTCATTTTAATATTTCAATCCATTATTATTCCGTTAATACTAACAATAGGAATTGAATTAGGTATCTGGAAAGTCATTCAATTGACATTTAAAAAATATAATTTTCATTATTTCTGGCTTTCTGTTATTGCAATAAACATAGCAACAAATCCAGCATTTAATGTAATTTCTTCAATTTTAGATCCTACAAGAACATTATTTATATTAGAAATGATTTTAGAAATATTAATAATATTTATTGAAGCAACCATACTATACATAATTTACAAAAAAGAATTTAGCAAATTTCTTATCCTTTCAAGTATAATAAATTTATTTTCTTATGGTTTAGGATTACTACTCTTTACACCATTATGGATTTAGTATGATTACAAGTTTTCTTACACTTTATTCTTGTTCTTTATGGTACTTCGTACTTGATAGAACGCCCCCAACTCTTTAGTCCTTCGGACAATTACACTCGCTACGCTCGAAATTATATAAGTGAAAATTCGACTTCTTCGGATTTCTTTGAAATCCTCGACCCACGCTGCGCTCTCACTTCGTTCGGGGGAGTTTAACAAGGATTATAATCAATTCGAGAGCCCGAGCTAAATATCTTCTTCAGAATTAGAATTATTCAGAATAAAAGTTTTGATGTCTCCACCGCAAAATTTTTGAACTAATTCACTCAATTCCTCAATTATTTTTTCTACATCTTCTCTCGAAGTTGGCGGAAGTCCTTCAACAACTAAAGCGACATTTTTTGTTTCTTCCGTCATTTTTGACTTGTCGCATTCTCTCCAATTCCATCTTCTACATAGGACTTCCTTATCATCAACATAAACAACTTCTCCTTCTTTAGGATTCTTTGTTTCTTCGGAATTGAGCTCAGTAAAAGGTTCATCTCCTTGAGCAAATTTCAATGTGATATTTCCATCGATTTTGTCGGTGTCATCTCCGCCAACAGGAATTATATTTTTTATTGAAATATAATTGTAGATATCTACAACTTTGTTAATGTGGCGGAGTTCTATTCCCTCCAAAATCATTCTGTATAAATTTTCCACAGAACACTTATATTTTTTTGGCTTGGCTCCAAATGAAGAATATGCTTTTCGCCAAGCATCTATTTTTGGGTTCTGTGATAATGTTTCTGTATTGAAATTTGCTTTTATTTCTTGAACCTTTTCCTTGATTAAATTAAGAATATCTTCATTGTTCCCTTTATTATCAATTCCTTTAGCTGTCACGATACCGATATTCAAATCTGGAAACTGTTCAAAAATTTTGCTATCAATTTTAAATTTCATGATAATATTAAGAGTTAATCAAAACTTTATAAATATTGCTGAAACGCTCGGGCTCTCGAACTCTGAATTTTTCCCTTCGGGAACGTTGCACTAAAATTCAGCCCTAACGGGGATTATAACAAGGATTATACGCAATTGAATATTTGCACAAAACTTTTATATTGTAACAATTTTACTAATTATATGATTGAAATCTCAAAATCTGTAATTCAAAAAGATGGAAAGTTTCTTCTTTTGAAAAGAGCTTCACATTCTAAAAGTTATCCTGACATGTGGTATTTTGCAGGAGGCAAACATGATCCTGGTGAAACTCCAACTCAAGCAGTCATCAGAGAGACAAAAGAAGAAACTTCATTTGATATAGAACCTGGAAATGAAATCAGAACGGAAGAATATCATGATGAAAAACATGACTTATTATTTCATTATTTTACTCCAAAAGTACTTTCTGGAGAATTAACTTTAAGTCCTGACCATTCTGATTTCAAATGGATATCTAAAGAAGAAATGAAAGATTTTGAATTACATCCGTCCGTAAAATTGTTCTTTGAATAAGTGCAAATATTCAACTGTGCCTTCGGCATTTTTTCTTGCAGAAAAAACGTATAACAGCGATTATACACAATTAAATTATCACTATTTTCTTTTTAGAAAAAAGAAACAAAAAAGGGAGTCCTAATAAAAAATGAGTAAATGTTATAAACTAATAAGTTGAAATATATTCTAAATGCAAGAAACTATTTCAAAATCAAAAACTGAGGAAAACTTTGATAGGTCATTAACTGCTTTAGGTTTGTCTATGGAGATGAAAACAAATCCTGAATTAATTGCTCAAATTTTACAAGAAATGAGACTTGATGAGTTTCAAACTAATTTTGAGCCAATGAACCTATTCTTTAGAAATGTACTTGATAAACCTCAAAGTTTAACTCCTATTTTTCAAAATATAGCTTCTTCTTTAGAACAAAAACACCCTGCAATTATTGAATTTGCAGATTTATGTTTGAAGAATAATTGGTTTAAAAAATCAGAACATGTAATATATTCAGTTAATGTCTTATACATTTTGGAAAAATTAACTTCTGCTATGTGTAATAATCATGATTTCTTTATGGAGATACATAACCATTACAGAACTCAAGAAAAAAAATTAGGTTTAGATACAATTCATCCAATTTCTACCTTTTTTAATGCACTAAAAATGTCTAGAGATTATTTTAAAATAGCTAAATCTTTTTCACTTGACCCATTGATGATATATTCCAAAATTTTGAGAGGTTTAGATAAATCTCGAATTTCAAAAAAGGAATTAAAAAATATGTTCAAAAACAAAGAACTTAACTATGTTGAATATAAATTACTTTCAAAAAATCATGAAAAACATGCAGCACATATTCTTGAATTAGTAGGAATTAATATTTATGAAGCAGGAATCACAGAATACAAAAATGGATTGAAAGTAAACTCTATTTCTGCACATGAACTCTCGGAAGATTTAGTAAGTATTTGTCCAAAAACAATTTTCAAAAATAAAAATATTTATCCTGAAAATAACAAATCTTCTTTTTATACTTCTGTTTTTGACAGCAATAATTTATTTCCAACTGTTGAAGTAAGTCAAGAATGGGCTAGTCTTTACACTTCATGGAATATGGCATTTATTTTAGGCGATTTGACAGATTTAGATATGATTTTCCCAAAACTTTTTTTACCTTCTTTATTAGATTCAAATCCTGAAGATTTTTTAGGAGTTAGATTTATTTCTTTATGGTTATCTATCAATCATGTGATTTATAGAAAGGATTCTAAAAAAGAAATAACTGGTCCATCTAATAAAAGAGAAATGTCTCAAGCATGGGGGGAAATTAATAAGAAATATGCTTTTAAAATTGCAAAAAAAGAACTTCATGAAGATTCAAAAGTTTTGATGAAACATTATAATAAATTTTTTTCACATCCTTTTTTTAATTTACTAAAGTTGATTGTAAAATTTTGATAGTTTATATTTTATTAGGACTCCCTAGTCCTTCGGACAATTTGTCTCGCCTTTGGCTCGGAATCTATTGGTGATAATTTAACTTCTCCGTTCCTCGACTTCGTCTGCGGTACTCGACCCCGCTGCGCTTTCCTCCTTTCAGTCGTCGGGAGACATAACAAGAATTATACGAAATTGCAAACCAGCCAAAAGAATTATAAAATCCGCCTCTTAACTAATTATTATGAAATACAATAAACTTATCAGAGATAAAATCCCTGAAATAATCAGAAGTAAGGGAGCAGTTCCAATTACACATATTGCATCTGATGAAGAATATCAGCAAAAATTAAAAGCTAAACTTCAAGAAGAAGTTGATGAATTTTTAGAAGATAATAATGAAGAAGAACTTGCCGATATTCTTGAAGTAATTTATGCATTATGTGATTTATATAATTTTAATAAAGATAAATTGGAACAGCTCCGAATTGATAAAGCTGAAAAACGAGGCGGATTTAAAGATAAAATAATTCTTGATGAAACAAAAGAGTAGGCTGGTTTGCAACTCAAGGGGACGCTGCGCTTTCGTTGCTATCGCTCCTCACCCTCGTATAACAGGGCTTATGTCTAATTCAGAATTCGGGCTAAAAGTGTTAAATATAGAAACCGAAAGATTTCACTTATTCATAGAACCAATTAAATATCCAATCCCGTATCCTACAGCAGTCGCTACTCCAGATTTCAAAGTATTTTTCCCTGTCTCTTTTACTACAACTTCATTAGAAAGTGATTCTTCAAGACTTGGAACATGCCTTTTTCCAAAATGTCTGGCTGTTAGCATAGCGATAGGAGTTATAGTTGTAGCAAAAGTAGTTGGAGCATAAGTTGCAATTTGCTCAGTTGTGCCAACATCTACTCCTTGAGCATTATTATACCCAACATAAGCTCCCGCAAGTAACGGAACAACTTCATAGGGTATTACTGCTTTATTATTTATTGATAAGATATTCAATTCCATGATTATAGCAATTAATTGGTTCCTTATAAATCTTTCGGTTTTTTTACTACTCTTAAGTTAATATTGAATGCGCCCGAATTCTGAACTCAAAATCCTTTGAATTTTGCCCCGCTGCGCTCTCCTCCTTTCAGTCGTCGGGAGACATAACAGGAATTATGTGCAATCGGGCTACGGCGGGCTTTTGAAAACCTTTATTAATCTCTTTCAATTCAATGCTTATTATGATAAGAGCAAGACTTCAATATTTTGTTAAAGATAGAAAATCGTTCGAGGATAAAGTATTGCCTTATGTTTTTGGTGGTGGAATATTCTATAAAGAAGTTGACGCAAAACCCACATTTGAACAAAATCAACTTTCTGTAGAAATTGAAACAAATACTCTTTCACAATTAGTGACTGTATCTACAGGAATGCTTCGATATAGTCCAAATTGTGTTTTGGAAAAAATAGATGTTCTCCATACGGATAAGATTGTCTCTAAAACCTCTGGAAAATTTAATATTGAACGCGCTTTGCTTGGTATTATTATTAAACCTTCATTATCATTCAAATCAACAATAGCAAAGCAGCTTATCGAAGCATCACAAAAAAAGAAAGTTGATTTTGTAAAAGATGATGATGCCAGCGAATACTCCAAAAAAGAAGCAGAAGAAATTTTAAAATTAGCGGGTAATGTTTCTTATCTTCAAAAAATCGTTGAGCCACAGAAAATAGTCAGTGATTTTTCTATGATTGTTCCTTGGGTTGATGGTTGGAAACTTCTTCAAGACATAAGTGAAAAATCTGTAACTGCCAGTCATTGCGCAGTTTTATCACCGCAAGTTTCATGGTATTCCCATATTATTTTTTCAAGACTTGCAGGTGCTTCTTTGGTTATTGTTCCAGATCCTGCTTTTGATGAAAAATTTAATCTGAAACTTGCTTTAGAAGCTGCATCAAAACAAATCAGCGGTGCTAATTCCACAAGATTAATTATTAGTGGTGGCATCAACCCAAGCAGAATAAAGAATTTATTGAAAGAAGCCGATAAGAAACATCACAAATATGTGGGTTTTGCTGTTGGTTCATGGGTGCTTTCTAACTCCAAAAACATAAGTGAAAATATTGAAGTCTTGAAGAAAGAGATAATGAAGTAACGCCCGCCTCCGCCCGACTTCTTCGCTCCTTTCAGTCACTCGACCACGCTGCGCTCTCCTCCTTTCACTCACCAGGACAAATAACAGCAATTATGTCTAATTTTATTTTAAGCCCTAAAAAAGCAAAATATTTATATATATGGTCACTTATATAGTTATTATGGCAACAACAATATCGGTAAGTCAAGAATTACTCTCCAAATTAAAAGAGAGAAAGATGTATGACAAAGAATCCTACGAAGAAGTGATATGGGATGCTTTAGAGGATTCCATGGAATTATCTGAAGAAACAAAAAAAAGAATCAAACTAGCTGAAGAAGATATAAAAGCAGGAAGAATTTATTCTCTTGAAGATGTTAAAAAGGAATTAGGAATATAAAATGCACTTAAAAATTGAAAATTTTTGGTGCACAAAAAATCACGAGGTGATTTTTTAGTGTTTGATATTTTTTTTACAGCCGAATCAAAGAAAGTTCTAAATAAGCTAAATAAAGAAGATTCTAAAAGAATTATTTCTACATTAGAAAGATGTAGAATCAGACCACATGCTCATGTTAAAAAATTAATTTCTTCCCCATATTTTAGATTACGAGTTGGAGACTATAGAGTAATTCTTGACATTAAAGCAGGTAAACTTTTAATTATTGTTGTTGAGATAGGACATAGAAAAAATATTTACAAATCATAAAACTCTTTGATTTTTAGGATGCAAAGAAAAATCTTATTTTTCTTGCACAAAAAATGCAAATCATTTTTCCGTGCCAAAAATATTTTATTTTTGAGCATAATGGGCCTAAAATAATGAAAATCGCTGCTCCGAGTCTGCTAAGAAACTAAAAGTTTCTTGCACACAGAAATCAAAAATGATTTCTTCGTGTATCTCCGCCCTAAATGCACAGAAACAAAGTTTCTAACACAACAAAAATGAACGAACATTTTTGTGCAGTTCGGAGTACGACAAAAGCAAAGCTTTTGTGTACAATAAATGCAAAGCATTTATTTGTATTAAACCCCCTTCGCTAGCGCGCAATAAAACTCTGCAGGTTTCGACTTCGCCGACCATTGCACTAACTCTTGGTCGAAACAAGTTTCGACAGACATAACAAGTGGTAGACGTAATTGCAAGACGGCACTAAAATACAAAAATAGTAAGAAGGCACTTCTAACCCCCAACCATCCGCCCCAACGCGGAAGAATCTGTTCTAATAATCTCCAGGCGGAATTCCTTTCCAAAAATCGGGATCTAAACGTTCAATTCCAAGTTTTTCATCCCTATACTTTGCTAATTTACCATTAATTTCTAAAGCTGTTTTGTAAGGAATATCAAATCTTACGCGTCCTTTTTCATCTTCAGATTCTCTCATTATCCCTTGCTGAAGTGAAGCGTATGGTCTTGTTTTTGGGATTACTTCTACCCAGACACCTAAATCGTTTGCATCTTCAGATAATTCTCTTTTGATTCCAGCAATATCTGTAAATGTTTTGTAACTTACTCCGTATCTGCCATCGTTGAATCCTTGATATACAGCTATTTTTCTAATCTCTTGTTCCAAATGATCGGCAGACCTTCCATACATTTCATAGGTAGTATTTTTTGGAATTTCGGTTTTGTCACATCCAACTACCCCTAAAGCTAAAGCCACTACCAAAGCAATTCCACTAAGTGTTTTTTTGATTGTCATACATCCGTTATATGCTGCGAGTATTTAAATCTTTCTATTGTTCACCACTTAGGAGAGACTACATAGAACCTGCCATCCAGAAGTACCCTCTCAAAAACATTAAAACGTTCCCTCTCACAACTCTGAAATTTTGCCTCGGCATCGTTGCACTAAATTTCAGCCCTACGGAGAATACAACAGTAATTATGTCTAATTCAGAATTCGGGCTTAAACGGATTTTGTATCAATCTTCCTCTGTAAACAGAATTTCCATTTACTCCTGCTCCGCAACCGCAAGTTTTTCTTCTATCTACAAAATCCTTTGGATCTAATCCATATTTAAGAACTTCATCTTGAAATTCTCTATCGCAACAATCCCTATTTTCAACTTTGCTTAAACCATATTTTTGAGCGTTTTCCTCAAGCCAACCATCGCCGCCAGTAAACATAATATATGCTTCTGAATCATGACCCTCGCAACTATTTGTTGTTCTATAACAATGTTTCCATAGTTGACCAACTAGCCCTCTTATTCCTTCATCTATTTCTAACCCATCCATAGTTGCGAGCATATTTCTTTTCATATACTATTATGTTTACTCGACCACATATAAAGTTTTCGTATTGTTACTACTAATTAGTTGCTAGTTTTT
This genomic interval carries:
- a CDS encoding nucleoside triphosphate pyrophosphohydrolase, with product MKYNKLIRDKIPEIIRSKGAVPITHIASDEEYQQKLKAKLQEEVDEFLEDNNEEELADILEVIYALCDLYNFNKDKLEQLRIDKAEKRGGFKDKIILDETKE
- a CDS encoding NUDIX domain-containing protein, which codes for MIEISKSVIQKDGKFLLLKRASHSKSYPDMWYFAGGKHDPGETPTQAVIRETKEETSFDIEPGNEIRTEEYHDEKHDLLFHYFTPKVLSGELTLSPDHSDFKWISKEEMKDFELHPSVKLFFE
- a CDS encoding MFS transporter; this encodes MKNNLSIITTYSIGHFYVDFICSFVLSLIIFQNTNNVTSIASLVVIYNIIAFGTQPFFGFLIDHYKKPKIGAISGLLVSTIGLVFFFNPIITTILLGIGNAIYHVGGGVVALNLEPSKAKYPGIYVAPGALGLFLGGLLGYFQIQSWIFLAIGIILSIALITLIYKIPLPKTPKFKEKKINLISIVLLLLLVSVCMRALIGYSLNLEWKSLFILGLILTTAIASGKFFGGFLADKYGFMKVGMVGLIVAAPLLVFFQSIPIIVFIGAFCFNLVMPITLTALAEAIPNYKGFAFGLTTLSLVIGYLLFLSLKNYLVIGQIFTAIVIFINIGSLYLGLKKYEEMKT
- a CDS encoding type II toxin-antitoxin system RelE/ParE family toxin: MHKKSRGDFLVFDIFFTAESKKVLNKLNKEDSKRIISTLERCRIRPHAHVKKLISSPYFRLRVGDYRVILDIKAGKLLIIVVEIGHRKNIYKS